CATCTCGGTGGCGGCACTGGCCGTCAACGTGGTGTTGCTGGTGGCCCTGCTGTCCATGCTCCAGGCCACGCTGACCCTGCCCGGCATGGCCGCGATCGCGCTGACCGTCGGCATGGCGATCGACGCCAACGTGCTCATCAACGAGCGCATTCGTGAGGAATTGCGCAATGGCAACACCCCGCAGGCCAGTATCTACGCCGGCTATGAACGTGCGTTCGGCACCATTCTCGATTCCAACGTCACCACGCTGATCGCGGGCCTGGTGCTGTTCGGTTTCGGTTCCGGGGCGGTGCGCGGGTTCGCGGTCGTGCTGTGCCTCGGCATCCTGACCTCGATGTTCAGCGCGGTGATGGTGTCGCGCGCCATGGTCAACCTGTTGTACGGCAGCCGGCGCAAGCTCGAAAAACTGCCCATCGGCAATACCGCCTGGAAAGAGACCAGTCTGGCTCAGGGATAAAGACGCGCCATGGAATTCTTCAAGATCAGGAAAGACATCCCGTTCATGCGCTACGCGCTGGTGTTCAACGTGATTTCCGTCATTACGTTCCTCCTCGCGGTGTTTTTCCTGATCACGAAAGGCCTGAATTTCGGCGTCGATTTCACCGGCGGCACGGTGATGGAAATCAGCTACAGCCAGCCGGCCGACGTCCCGAAAATCCGCGATTCGCTCGCCAAATTGGGCTTCCAGGACGTGGCGGTGCAGAATTTCGGCACCGCACGCGACGTGCTGGTACGCCTGCCGCTGAAAGAAGGCATCTCCAGCGCCCAGCAGTCCGAGAACGTCATGCAAGGCCTGCGGCAGGCCGACCCCACGGTCGAATTGCGCCGCGTGGAATTCGTCGGTCCCCAGGTAGGCAAGGAACTGGTGGAGAACGGCGCGCTGGCGCTGCTGTTCGTCTCAATCGGTATCGTGTTGTACCTGTGGTTCCGCTTCGAGTGGAAGTTCGGCGTGGCCGCGATCATCGCCAACCTGCATGACATCGTGATCATTCTCGGCTGCTTCGCCCTGTTCCAGTGGGATTTCTCGCTGCCGGTGCTGGCGGCGGTGCTGGCCATTCTCGGTTACTCGGTGAACGAATCGGTGGTGGTGTTCGACCGCGTGCGGGAAAATTTCCGCAAGCTGCGCAAGAGCACCACGGTGCAGATCATCGACAACGCCATCACGCGCACCATGTCGCGCACCATCATCACCCACGGCAGCACCCAGATGGCGGTGCTGGCGATGCTGTTCTTCGGCGGCGAAACGCTGCATTATTTCGCCCTCGCGCTCACCATCGGCATCCTGTTCGGCATCTATTCCTCGGTGCTGGTGGCCAGCCCCATCGTCATGTGGCTCGGCGTGTCGCGCGAGGACCTCATGCCGACCAAGAAAGACACGCTCGAAGACGGCCGTCCCTGAACCCCCTAATAAATATTTCACAGGATTTACAGGATTCAAACTGCTTTAAATTTAGAAATTAATCCTGTAAATCCTGAAAAATCCTGTTAATCCTGTCTATTTCATTTCGTTAAAGAGTTACATCCCTCGCCCGCGGCGCACCAAACGCGGGCATTTCTCCCTCGCATTCACCATCGCTGTGCATCCATACGTTCGCGCAGAGCGTTGTCATGCGTTTGTTTCCCGCCGAATCAAGCGGTTAGCGCTTCCAGGCATCATGGCACAGCGGTTGCTATATCACGCGTGACATACGAGCCGGAAACGATGCGACTTCGAATACTTTTGATGACTGATCAACCCGATAGCACGGTGCTGATCGAGCATGCGCTCAGCGCGGCCCGGCATCATGTCGTGACGGTCATTCGCCCGGACGACGACCTGTGTTTCTACGCGCGCCAGGCCCGCCCCGATGCTGTCGTGGCGTCGCTGGCGGCGCCCGACCCGGCGGTGGTGCAGCAGCTGGAACAATTGTCGCGTGAATGCCCCTTGCCGGTCGTGGTGTTTACCGAACGCAGCGATAACGCGCCGCTGCGCGCCGCCGTCAAGGCCGGCGTCAGCGCCTACGTGGTGGACGGCCTGGAGGCGGAGCGCGTCGAGCCGGTGTTGCAAACGGCATTGGCGCGGTTTCGCGAATTTCAGGCGCTGCGCCAGGAGCGTGACGCCGCGGTTATGGAACTGGCCGAGCGCAAGCTCGTCGAGCGCGCCAAGGGTATTTTGATGCGCCGGCGTAACCTGCCGGAGAACGTGGCCTATACCGCGCTGCGCAAGATGGCGATGGACCGGGGCAAGCGCCTGGCCGAAGTGGCGGAAAGCATCGTGACGGCGGAAGAAGCGCTGGCGCAGGGCTGAAGATCAAGATTTTCGGGCGGGCCAATGGCGGTCCGCTGATTGGACAACGGCGTCCATGGGTCCGAGGGAACCTCGGGCCGATG
The DNA window shown above is from Sulfuricaulis limicola and carries:
- the secF gene encoding protein translocase subunit SecF, giving the protein MEFFKIRKDIPFMRYALVFNVISVITFLLAVFFLITKGLNFGVDFTGGTVMEISYSQPADVPKIRDSLAKLGFQDVAVQNFGTARDVLVRLPLKEGISSAQQSENVMQGLRQADPTVELRRVEFVGPQVGKELVENGALALLFVSIGIVLYLWFRFEWKFGVAAIIANLHDIVIILGCFALFQWDFSLPVLAAVLAILGYSVNESVVVFDRVRENFRKLRKSTTVQIIDNAITRTMSRTIITHGSTQMAVLAMLFFGGETLHYFALALTIGILFGIYSSVLVASPIVMWLGVSREDLMPTKKDTLEDGRP
- a CDS encoding ANTAR domain-containing response regulator; protein product: MTDQPDSTVLIEHALSAARHHVVTVIRPDDDLCFYARQARPDAVVASLAAPDPAVVQQLEQLSRECPLPVVVFTERSDNAPLRAAVKAGVSAYVVDGLEAERVEPVLQTALARFREFQALRQERDAAVMELAERKLVERAKGILMRRRNLPENVAYTALRKMAMDRGKRLAEVAESIVTAEEALAQG